One Vespa crabro chromosome 13, iyVesCrab1.2, whole genome shotgun sequence genomic window, AACAGGTTCTCACATTCTTCCTCAGAATTTctaatacaaatagaaaattaagtGAAAGCAAACGTTTACCGTTTGACACAACTATGTTCTCGCATTTCACATTTTATCGAAAGCAcgacatgtgtatgtatgtacgtaaacCAAAAAATATCCTGTATATACACAATCCTGTCGTAAGACGaagaaatttgaaagaaatgtGAAAAGAATCTGAAAGGGTTTCGCATTGAGCTATCGATAGGGTCAATCGAATGCTTAACCTTCCTTCgccgaagaaaagaaaaaaggagaagaaaaagaaaaacttcttTTGATCATTCATACGTTCCTTATCATTTCCATTATATTTCtcatctacttcttcttcttcttcttcttcttcttcttcttggattttcttctttcggaTATCGTAGCCGAGTCGAGTTGGTGAAATCAGAAATCCCTTTCAATTCCAAAGGGACGTTTCCTTCTTTGTGTCACTCgggaagtaagaaagaaataaaaataaaaacgttatcatAGTTATCACAGTATCGGCTGAACTTTTAGTCCCGTAAGATTTCCTCTATTTTTCCCGGACGAGAAGAGGAGGacgaacgaaatatataaggaaagaaagaagttaggaatagaaagaaagagagagaaggataaggACAGAGATAAACAAGCGGTGCAATCATCTACCCTCTGTTTCGTCAGGAAAAGGGTGAAGGAGTCGAGGCAATTGACCCATGTGTGACATTACATGTCACAtgcaccctctctctctctctctcctctctctctctctctctctccctctctctctcttttccatacAAGACGAAATCTGACAATGAAAAGAGCAGAAAAATCTAtatttccctctttctatACTTTTTTGTTGAACGGTGAAAGTGATTTATCTTAACTAtcaacaattaattttcttcggaTCACTTTTTACGACGGTCGATATATCAAGGTCATCGATAATCAAGTAACGCTACTttagaagatataaaaagcgtactttttttccctcccccgAATTCTTTCATCATTgacattttattatcgctaaaaatatgattaatatctttttgtcTGTCGCGTAATGTCACTTAAGGGCTGAGAGTAAGCGTGATAATTTCGTACGATAACAAATGAAGTATTACCAATCCGTATATACAGAGTGTCTCTGTAAATTCGGAGAATCGCTTGTTTAATCGAACTAATTCCATCCACCTGTATTTACAAACTGAATTCAATATCCTATGTTAAATCAATGGATTATTACTTTAGGAATTATTTCCGATAAAATACTTTCGAGAGAGAATTTTGAACGAggctaataaaaaaattcgaacaattcctaaagaaataacgaaggGTAAAgcaattaatgataattaacgataataaaacttCGAATGGAATAAGAATAGAACGATTCTTGCGAATGTAAGCAGATACTGTGTATCAAAGAGAAAACTCGTCGTAAATCGAAAACATGATCAAATAGGACATATAttgatatgaaaatttttttatttttcttcgtgtaCAGAATTCAATGTCGAAACGATTCTCCAAAACTACGGGACACCACGTATACTATCTGCTTAGTTAACTTACAATGAAGTTGATCAgaaacaattagaaaaaaaataaaacataaacaGTCGATTAAAGATGATACAATAGGCTTATTAAATACGTATGCTTTTGATTGATTGTAAGAATGTAGATGAGATTGATTGTAAGAATATATACGACTGTTGTCGATTATAGTCAACGCTCTTATcaatgtgattaaaaatatatatttttaataaaatatatattttttgtttcaggCAAAGCCGTTCCATTCGTGGAATTGACCGTAGCACATGCCTCGGTTTTAACGATTTTGGCAATTAGTTTCGAACGATATTACGCGATTTGTGAGCCGCTGAGGGCAGGGTAAGAAAAACTAAAggaacgtttctttcttttttttttttgtttttttcttctaacgaAACATGTAAGATGTTCCAAGTGTtcactaaaattattatatagtctataatgattttttcgaaaaacgcCATTCAAGAGTTTAACCCAAAGTAGTTGGATTTATGATAAGAATTTATCCCCTCTCGAAAAGCAAATTGACCTACCTCGGCATTTTTCGAACAAAATCACtaactttcaaaataattctGACGAACACTTTTCGCGTTGAGACACTCTTTATGTATAGCACATATACCTAACATATATTTCAAACTATATTTCATTCTATTGCATTAAAAACTTGTCAAAACGTTTATGTCATCCGTAGATACGTTTGCACGAAGGCCAGAGCAACGTTTCTTTGCTTTCTTGCATGGGTGGCAGCAGCCCTTTGTACaaggtgagaaaaagaaatgataaactTGGTCGTTAAGCAAATCACGTTTCGCTTTGATCGTTCGCGCTTGCTATCTACTTTCGTACGTCGATTTAAATACTTCCTGATTCATAATTCTTCGATTTCAAAGTGAAAtactataatactaataaaatctAACGTCATTCGATCATACAAAGCTCGTTCActtacgaaaaatatttttatacaaggATCACTTAACGtgattcaataatttttatatatcatgacGGTAAAAGTAAGTAAAAAAGGAGTGACCGATATCGGATACCGTTAGGATAGATCATTATACGcgtcgtaaaaaagaaaagaaaagaaaagaaaaggtccAGCAAGGGTGAAACCCTGCCCCTGAAGAGAGCTCGATTTTTTATCCCATCGAACGTAACGTAAGGAAGTGGTTCATCCGacctttatatacatacattccaAGTCAAGTCAGATGAGGGAAAACTTAGGAAAGAGGAGAACTGAGACTATACTATAAGTAGGTCTATGTGTGCGTGAACGTATCTCTACGAGAACAGCACGTTTCTCTTGCGTACTTAAGTACACCGCCTACGGGCGCATACAGCTGCTGCGCGTCATAAAAAGCATATTATCCGTAAACCACTTTCCACAGAAACGTTTTATATACCGTATGTAAGAACAGATCACTCGTGCTTAAATCTGTCAAAGGGGAGTTTCTTCGAAACCCGTAACCAAAGTGAACGAGCTTCGACAATTTCTTCTTAGGAAATATCCTCTCTGaattgtttaaatttaatttttcatcctCATCTGGCTAAGATACCAATCCGATCATGATCGAGATTGAATAAggtagaatattttcttttctttcttcctttttcatacatatttcttattttcaccgtaaataatttgaaacatTTACGGTTGATTTACGGTCGATCTACGTGCGGTCGCATCGAACACTGCAACGCAATAGTACAGTGATGGATCGCTGCAAGATATATGCCAACCTCTTACGTAACAAGTGTTCTCTATCGACAGGATGATATGTGACCGTTTGAAAATTCTACTTCTTTAAGGgctaattttaatatactacCGACAAAATATGTCAAAATATTCGCATGTTTGATCGATAAACGATCAATCAATAACTACGTACATCTATGAATTAAATGCAAAATGCatgagtaaaaaataaataatacatatatatatatatatatatatataaaactgaaGAAACAAAGTTTCGTCaaacattatatacatttttcacTGTTAAACTaacattttccttttgtttctttttgtattataaaatgtgttaagaaaaacaattttgtaGAAAAACTTGATTTGCAAAAGGTTGAATCTGTTTTGCAAAAAGTTATATTTGCAATGCAAAACTGACATGTGTGAAACTCCTTAAGAAATTCGCACCCTTTTTTAATCGATGATATCGTATCCAATTTTTTGGATGGATCTcgcaaaaaaatagaaaacaagacATATTACCTTTCGATAGCAACCCTTCTTtgcgtttttccttttctcggggggaggggagaggaAGAAACTCGTTACTATATCCTTCTACGATTGACATTAATCGACGGTAAAGTCAATCAACGGGGTAGTTCGCCAATCtacaattttgttataaaaaatataacaattaggaaatattattaaaaattactctATGATTTGGACacttcaatatatatttaatgacattttatatctatttttcagTCCCATACTCTTGATGGTAACCTACGAGTTGGAAGAAATCGACGATACGTTTATACCAACCTGTTACACTTCCGCCGATGCAACATGGATGAACGTTTTCGTCCTTACAACGATAATCGTCTTTTTCGTCGTAccattgttaattttaatggTACTTTACACGGTGATAGCGCTACACCTCATGGCAAATCCTGCGATAAGCCGTGGCCCAgctaataatttgttaaagtATCGTAAACAGGTGGTACTAATGTTGGGCACCGTTGTTTTATGCTTCTTCCTTTGTTTATTACCTTTTCGAGCATTGACATTATGGATAATCGTAGTACCTCAAGAAATGATAATCAATCTTGGAATCGAGGGATATTACAGTCTCTTATATTTCTGTAGAGTAATGCTGTATTTGAATTCAGCAATTAATcctattttatacaatttaatgTCTACCAAATTTAGAGAAGGCTTTTTGAGACTTTGTGGATTGGGCCCtgcaaggaaaagaaagaaaaagacttcAGACAGAACCGGAACGTACACAACTGGTTCGACAAACTGTAGTAGCAGTAATCATTCTGATTTCTGGAGGAGGCATAGCAGCAATAAAAGTTGCAATGTTAAAGTACCTAGTAATACATGTACTACTGTGTCCAtcgaaaaacaaattaatatccCATTACTCACGGCCGTTGTCACtggaaatattgttaaaaagaaacaggaaagttatgtttaaaaacattACAAAAGTTTGTAGTATTCATTAATTAGAGATAtcgttgtaaaaatatatattatattattattatatatgaacaCAGTACTACTCACATCTGAAGTACATAAAAGGTCTCCACCAATTTTTGAACACCAAATACTTagttctctattttttttttttcctttttcttgtctttttatcagtggattaaaaataattgtatcgTTGCTATTAAAAGACTTTTCCGttaactttaatatcattcCAGATACAATACAATGAAATTACTACGAAATTCCACTAAAAGTATTGTACGTAAactgttataatatttaaatattcttttgtaattataaagaaCCGTAGACTATTGTAAAGTATTAAGTTTGTAATATGTACAAGAAACGAAATAACTAGTCATAGACTTAAAACATCCATTAGAATTCAAATTTAACAACTCGTAGCAAAGATCATtgctataaataaaagataaaaaaaaaaaaagaacacgaaATATAGACAATGCAATGAAGTTATATGACAAATCATTTCACCATTAATTTCCAGATATTAGATGATTATTTACaagattattatgaaaagaaaaaaattataaactttttttatcactggaataatttatttgtttaaatatgaaattctttgaaaaaatgtCTATTTGTTTGAAAACGCAAAGCTAATttgtgaaaagaaagaaatcgcaCTTTGAATGTTTCCTCTCACAATAGTTCGTACTAACCAATGGACAAAGTTAATCAATCGAATATCTGCATGTTGATAATTTTCTTGCAGAAAGTTTTATTTCAAGTTTTTTAATTCCCTTAATAAATGATgtcacattttattatttatacaatgctgagtgatttaaaagaaacattaaacGATTCGAAATATCATTGCATTGAACGCAGTCTTAAGAGTAATTTGAAAATGGCGGGCTCCACGACGTAGTAATTTTTCCCTAAAATTCCCTAATTGATAGTTTTCGCGCTAAAATTGTCTAGttctgtaagaaaaaaaaaaaaaaaaaaaaaagaaaaaaaatggaagaaaattgTAAATCGAAATATACGTTATCCTAAAGGATAAGGTTAAGAAAGTTGACTTTTTTCGAAAGTGTATAAACCATTTAATaggtgaaagaaaggaagaaaaagaaaaatacatattcgcatataaattgatttatatttatattgaaaaatgacGCAGCCATCAGTAACGGCATATTTTAATACGTGTAAATCTAAAGCATTATTGTTGGATCAAGAGcatgtgaaaataaataaagagagtgAATTTAAAACGAAAACGCAATCGTCGAAAGTTTtgtttgaaaaagaagaagaaactatGGTAACGAGAGGAAAATTTATATCGGTGCAAGGAACGAGCAATAATTCTACCCATAAAGTAAACTCTACTACGTGTCATAATCAAATTGATTCTAAATGTTCTGcacaaaaaacaaataaaattattacgcgTTCACGCGCAGCTCAAGCACAGAAATTAAGTGAAATTGGTCAAGTGGATATACGTGAGAGTTTTCTCAAAAAAAGTAATGATGCCGATGCGAaaagagtattatttaaaaaggagGGTACTTTAAATCCAAAGAAGAAGCAACCTACGACCCCAAAGAAAAGTATATCAGAGGAAAAGCAGTCCacgaggaatgaaaaaaatgaagcaaCTTCTGTTGGATTTACTACGCCCAAAAAGGCATCAAATACTAGAGATGACTCTAGTAAAAAAAACTTGGATTTGAATGAGATTAAAAATAGGATTAACAAATCTAACAGACTAGCAGAATTAAAAGCTTCTATTGATCGCATAAAAAAATGTGATCAGCGTTTAAATGAATATCAGAAACAAAATGATTGTAATAAGCCTCAAATACAGAAATTCGAGCATATTCAACTTGAAATACCAATTAGGTAAAtgcattttcataatatttacaatctctttaatattatatgttaatttgtattttatcgaATAGCCCTCAAAAGAACTTTAAATCGCCAAACAAGGGATTAATGAGTCCtataaaaagtgaaatattACCTCAAACAAGCCCACAACGTCGTCTTTTATTTGAACCTAAGGAATCTACTAGTCCAGTAAAGAGTAAACCTGACAAAACTCCAGCTTATCAAAGATATTTGTCACTTTTTGAAAATGGTACACCAGGATTACCATTGCCGTATAACTATAGATTCTTAGCGGAAATTTTTAGATCCGTTGATACGGTACATGAACACATATCATTTGTTGCACCTACATTCTGCTGTATTcatctataatatatgaaataatattccaTATTCCTCATATTTTTAGGTCTCAGCTATGCTGTTCAATCGTAAAGagttaataacatttaaaaaattaaagccAGCTGTTCAAGAACTTTTACGGCGCAACTTTACATTAGAGCATTTAGGACAAATAAAGACTATCTATCCTGATGCTTATGTCTTTCATCAAGAAAAAGTTAGGTCATTTGGATCGACATCTAAACAAGATAAATATGAATTAGTCTTGACACCGACTGTACAAGTAAAAGATCGGCCGAATGAACCAAATGAAGACAATGTCTTACAGGCGGCAATAGACGTAAGCATGAGCCCAGGCATATtgttagaaagaagaagaaaattttatgatgTTTTGTTAggtaatttcaattatttttggaCTTACATTTTTTGTACTGTTAATTATAcgtcataataatattacttatgtATTGCAGATAAAGTTAAGACAGAGCACGAGCAATTTTTGCTAAAATTAGAAGAACCGATGGTCATACCTAAAGACAAAATTATACGTTGGCATCCTGAATTTGATGTTGAAAGTTGCAAGCCTATTGACCAATCTGTATTGCCACAACCACCTGATGTAGAAAAAGCCACCTCCGCTAAACACGTTTTAGgtaagataacaataatttcattgCACAAATATTTACGTGCAGTTGTGTAAtttattacatgtatatatatatatatatatatatatatatatatatatatatagatagatagattctTGCGCGTTGATGTTTTTTAATGCATATATTCTATTTACAGAAAAAGCAAAATCTCTATTCAATTGTAATACTCGCATGGAAAAAGCTTTGCAAAGATTGGCAGAAGCAAAAATGACGTCAAAATCAGGATCTTCGGACATATCATCTACAAATGAATCTACTGATGTTACTATgaaaaacgttaatattggtatCATCGATACTCCACCCGCTACACCATCTGTAGAAAAGAACTATCTTTCTACGGCATTTAAAGGCATTCCAAAAGCTCTTCTTGAAAAGGTAGAACTTTaccttgttctctctttttttcttttcgattcaattaatatatttattgaaatttacgATTCTTAATGTTGTTAGGTACGCGCAAAACAAGCTGCTAAAGCATTAGAGATGATGACTAGGAACCCGGATCTAGATAAAGAGGCAACTCTATATTCTAGATTACCCGAATTAGCAAAAATTCTACGTAGTATTTTTGTAGCCGAAAAGAAAGGAGTTTTACCATTGGAACATGTATTGACAAAATTAGACAATTCGTTTAGAACTAAACTAACTGCAGCTGAATTAAATGAACATGTGCgaaaattatgtaaattattgCCTACTTGGGCTAGTATACATAACGTGAGGAAAACAGATTATTTAAAGCTTGCAAAAGATGTCGAtttaaataaagtaattaaaatgttaGAAATCGTAGCTAACGATAAAGTGATTACATCGTGATATCATTATCTCTTATGGTACACTTTTTTATGGTATGCTTGCACGagtacaataacaatgaattaGCATCTTACTACGATTAGAGTTGATATTTTTTGGGTAgtgaataaaagtaatatacgaaaattgtgatttttaattatgtggtgtgtgtgtgtgtgtgttcataaaattataatcgtcatatcattttcttcaaatataattacaagTGGTATACAAACAAAAGACTAAGAAGTAAAATTAGCAAAAAAAGtctaaatttataaatgatatttatgatattcaaTGTGTTATGGAAATATCTTTCTTAAATATACTTCTCGTTGCCTTGTCCAGTTTTGTCAGGATCGCACTATCCCGCCATACATTTAGAGGCATTTTTTATGAGTATAAATCAAAGGTataaaaatatgtgtatatacacacggTACAGCATTTATTacagtattaaaaaattcgttgattttcgtttgaaatctgtaggcaaaagaaaaaaattcagagtatccgtagaaaaaaattgtaaaaattattaagccTTTCTACCTGTGAGCGATTTACAACGTCAACATCGATAAAGTTTAAGCTCCTTTCTTATTGGTCGTCGTAGACTTaggtcgaaatatttccacaaATCACATTGTATGGATGGTATATCGTTGAGGATGCAATTGAAGATGCAATGATACCAACCTTTGCGAACGTTTTTAAGATTACGAACCGTTCATTTTAGGAGGGAGTTCATAGCATAGCGATCACGGTGACGATAAAAGCTGAAGAGTTGAGATTTGAAAGGAACGAGAGCGTCCATTTTCAGGCTCTTGGCGTACGAATATCTAATTTAATGTGCATCCATCAAGTAagcgtatattatttttgatttcattaaactcttttgatctttttaatatatttatatattaccaaagaacaagagaggcagagaggaagagggagagaaagagatatagagattAGATCTCTAGATTAGTGTTAATACGAGTATACATATTTTCATGAGAAAGTATACCAACGCTGTTACTGAATCACAATTTTGAGTTTCTTCTTCCATATTGATCGATTTTTTACAAGTTGATATTGTACTAACGCTCTTGGGAAAGAATTCAAACGCCTTTTCTAATAATcgatacaatattatttttattatcatacgaTTCGTTGTTGGTCATACGTGGTATTTTCAACAAATGTTTAACGTGTTAGGTTAGGACTAACTAAATAGTCGAGAAACCCGCGTGGTTGAAACATTCCCGTATTTCCGGTTATTCCTAAACGAATATTGTGAATTTTCTATCAAGATTTTTctgtactttctttctctctttttcttttttttttttttctttttttttttttacttttacagTAAACTGAACACTActtaaactttttatatattatccgtgttttattttcaataaaaactttatccatccgtttttaatataaaatttttgtaaaacaaggttttggaatattttcaaatttgaattaattatttaaagtcGGAGACATACTACGCCCTTCGATATCATTTTGTGatgtatttaaagaaaatgaaaatgtttgcattgtttattatttttgtaattagaGTATTTCCAAAGTTGTTCAACCCGAATGGAGAGTCAATTGAGTTCATCAAAACTAGAAAACGTATCAATGATTGGATCCtctgaaatttttcatttgtccGAGGTACCAGAGATATCAGAAGTATTGGAATCCAGGGGTCTCAGTCCATTAACTTCGTCTCTGGATCAAACCCTTACATTGCAGGCAGAGAATATGACTATCGAAGAAGAATTGTGgtataaagaattttcttgaTACATTATCAGCCaggaaataattgaataaatactAACGCCAAGTCCTCATTTTGAATAGGACAGAAGCAAGTAGCCCTGCATCCGATTGCGCTATCCCACTTCCACCTCCGCCCGAATTAAATGACTTCAGAGATGTTGATTTTAGAGATACAAACACAGATTCAAATGTCGAGTCTGGAGCGTTAGTACAATATGGTCCATTTTTCCCACCTTCTGGAACGCCGACATTGAATAATCTTTTTGCAGAAGCTGGAGATGTTCAGGATGATACCACAATGGGTAAGAAAATATTCGTGAAGGTGATATTTAATGgtaaaaagaggaagatttaaaatcaatcaaatCACTTTATATAGGTCCTCTACCTGCCCATACAGAGATAGTAGTCCTGTCTGCTGGAGTATGCGGTCTTCGTAATCTAGGAAATACCTGCTTTATGGCCGCGGGATTACAATGTTTAACTGCTACGCCACCGGTTCTTCATCATTTTTTGAATttagaagagaaaggagaaaaattgcCGCCCCCTGGATCTTTAATGGCACACTTTAGCGTACTTCTTTGTAAAATGTGGTCAGGCAAATACAGTGTATTAAAGCCAACAGAGTTTAAACAGACGTTAGGTGTGTATCATTCCCAATTCAAGGATTACAGACAGGTAAGCTTGTGACAGTCATAAAATCATTTGCATTTACGATATCTAAAAGACTTATCGACAACTCGAGGATCCCGGAAGCAATTAACAACGGTTGTCGTTGGCAGCACGACTGCCAAGAGTTCCTTGCGCTACTGTTAGACTCTCTGCACGAGCAAATGAATACGGCAAAATCATCTAAGAATTGCCACGTTCCAGTAACTATGTCAACTGCCAAATCATCCTTTAATCTAATTGAACATTCAAATGGAAAGAACGTTTCCTCAGCCACTGCCACTAGGAATTCCAGTGATTTCTTAGAACCATACAACTGTTTAGCACCTTTAGATTCTCCTAATAGTCCAAACATTACAATGGCTGGATCTTTAAGAGGTATATAATaccaaatgtatattttttaatatccttacCTTCAGATATCTAATACTAATAAAGGCAACATTTAGCTttctacatttattattttagatttcAACTCACCGGTATGTGAGTTGGATAGTACCGCAAATTCTCCAAGAAATTCACCTTtaaatgatgacgatgacgaagaaACATTAGATTCGGATGAAATGATGATGGGTACAAAAACTGGATCCTTTATACATAATGAAGTTAACGAAGGAACCTCTGATGCGTGTTCcttaatgttaaatacttggaacaaattatataaaaatgcttCAGAACTTCATGGATTGTATGATATTCATAAGGAAGCAAAAACTAGTAATGCCAATTTTCTTGTAACGCAGCAAGAGTGCAATAATGAAATTCATTATGATTCGCAAAAATTTccaaaagaaaatgttcgtAGAATGCCTTTAGATAATTCTAATCTGATGGAGAATCATGATTTTGACAATAAAAGTGTTAGTATCAAGCGTATTAAAGAAGTTAACATACAGAAAAGCAATTGCGAAGTAGATTGTGTTTCAAGTTGTTCTGATTTAGAGTATGATAGAGATTTAGAAAAGTGTAACGTAAAGCGAATGAGATTGGATGACCAAGAGAAAAACCTTAAACGTGATGGATTAGGTGGTACGATGCAATGTTTACATACCCTACAACAGACTGCTGAAAATGGATCGGTTGTTCCGCAAGATGAGCTTGAGGCAGATAAACATTGGGCTAAGCATTTACGAtgtaataatagcattatagTAGATACTTTTCAAGGCCAATTTAAAAGCACagtaagtaaatattattattattattaaataataataatatgatttgtAAAAATGACGGAACTTACGTTGGGGTGGCACTAAGTACAATCGGCTGTCACCGTGAAAAGTCTCCAAGATGAAACTACAGCAGATCCTTCTTGCTCTGGGAAGCATGAGAGACAAGTCTCATACTGCTGTTACAGATCACACGCTGTATCACCGCACACATATTGGTCGATCAGTATTGGATATTtcgagtaattttttttatatgtttacaGGTCATATGCGCTGTCTGTAAACATGTCTCGGTAACGTATGAACCATTCATGTATCTTTCGGTCCCGTTACCTCGCGCGATGGAAAAGCAATTGACTGTAACATATGTCCCAGCATATGGTGCTCGACCTGTAAGATGTGTAGTTTCATTGAATAAACAATCCCGTGTAGGCAAATTAAAGGAGGAATTATTGCATACACTTGAGAAGGACACGATCTCATTATCAAATATTGCACTGGCTGAGGTTCTTGAAAATCACATAGCAAAAGTTTTGGTGAGTGTTAAAACGTCCcagaatgatatttatttcgaaaataaaattttacaaaataaattactaCTGTAGTATTTTACAAAgcgaaagaaaatcttttcgaaGCACTctgctatatatataaataaataatggaggaaaaagaagacggtattttgattaatatcaataaccgTTGATACTATCctccaataaaaat contains:
- the LOC124428759 gene encoding uncharacterized protein LOC124428759 isoform X5, which translates into the protein MTSEMLILEIQTQIQMSSLEQAGDVQDDTTMEIVVLSAGVCGLRNLGNTCFMAAGLQCLTATPPVLHHFLNLEEKGEKLPPPGSLMAHFSVLLCKMWSGKYSVLKPTEFKQTLGVYHSQFKDYRQHDCQEFLALLLDSLHEQMNTAKSSKNCHVPVTMSTAKSSFNLIEHSNGKNVSSATATRNSSDFLEPYNCLAPLDSPNSPNITMAGSLRDFNSPVCELDSTANSPRNSPLNDDDDEETLDSDEMMMGTKTGSFIHNEVNEGTSDACSLMLNTWNKLYKNASELHGLYDIHKEAKTSNANFLVTQQECNNEIHYDSQKFPKENVRRMPLDNSNLMENHDFDNKSVSIKRIKEVNIQKSNCEVDCVSSCSDLEYDRDLEKCNVKRMRLDDQEKNLKRDGLGGTMQCLHTLQQTAENGSVVPQDELEADKHWAKHLRCNNSIIVDTFQGQFKSTVICAVCKHVSVTYEPFMYLSVPLPRAMEKQLTVTYVPAYGARPVRCVVSLNKQSRVGKLKEELLHTLEKDTISLSNIALAEVLENHIAKVLNDDTLLRHVNDTNRSIYAFELTDPPDACTTISDSGGDRLTEAESCQRSTVANEAIHCTICFDESDVDMRKHGENNCTFVICDTCIESYSKTQVDSNKCPVCNTYITAFTKVDHTGRPRPVVRILNVPLVLRHDTTYEASNNLKSTNLFGHPYLIRLPSRVNAKDLYDVVKKNVPQEGHYTVHFVDGKGHHCSRCMYNNPCKGCNVPESGIVTLQNSDNLAVRYTEHVPKIACPIDHGSITKQHDPLSLYECLQAFSQSETLDEHNPWFCPKCERNQCATKTLTVHRYPKFLIVYLKRFVFYECTSLKLDDKVTFPLVNLSVGRHLYDLYACVCHFGGVSAGHYTAYAKNPHTDVWYYYNDEVTSKQIPQEEDFSNAYILFYSRQGVNLKSFNL
- the LOC124428759 gene encoding uncharacterized protein LOC124428759 isoform X6; its protein translation is MGPLPAHTEIVVLSAGVCGLRNLGNTCFMAAGLQCLTATPPVLHHFLNLEEKGEKLPPPGSLMAHFSVLLCKMWSGKYSVLKPTEFKQTLGVYHSQFKDYRQHDCQEFLALLLDSLHEQMNTAKSSKNCHVPVTMSTAKSSFNLIEHSNGKNVSSATATRNSSDFLEPYNCLAPLDSPNSPNITMAGSLRDFNSPVCELDSTANSPRNSPLNDDDDEETLDSDEMMMGTKTGSFIHNEVNEGTSDACSLMLNTWNKLYKNASELHGLYDIHKEAKTSNANFLVTQQECNNEIHYDSQKFPKENVRRMPLDNSNLMENHDFDNKSVSIKRIKEVNIQKSNCEVDCVSSCSDLEYDRDLEKCNVKRMRLDDQEKNLKRDGLGGTMQCLHTLQQTAENGSVVPQDELEADKHWAKHLRCNNSIIVDTFQGQFKSTVICAVCKHVSVTYEPFMYLSVPLPRAMEKQLTVTYVPAYGARPVRCVVSLNKQSRVGKLKEELLHTLEKDTISLSNIALAEVLENHIAKVLNDDTLLRHVNDTNRSIYAFELTDPPDACTTISDSGGDRLTEAESCQRSTVANEAIHCTICFDESDVDMRKHGENNCTFVICDTCIESYSKTQVDSNKCPVCNTYITAFTKVDHTGRPRPVVRILNVPLVLRHDTTYEASNNLKSTNLFGHPYLIRLPSRVNAKDLYDVVKKNVPQEGHYTVHFVDGKGHHCSRCMYNNPCKGCNVPESGIVTLQNSDNLAVRYTEHVPKIACPIDHGSITKQHDPLSLYECLQAFSQSETLDEHNPWFCPKCERNQCATKTLTVHRYPKFLIVYLKRFVFYECTSLKLDDKVTFPLVNLSVGRHLYDLYACVCHFGGVSAGHYTAYAKNPHTDVWYYYNDEVTSKQIPQEEDFSNAYILFYSRQGVNLKSFNL